The segment CACAACCCGATCCGTCGGAAGCACCGAGTACAGCTGTTGCAGATCCATCGCCGGCGGCACAGGCATCGCCGTCATTGCTCTCCCAAAACACCCTCAACAAACTCCAGATTCGCCATCCAACCCTCCGTTCCTCCTTCCGCTTCGACGCGTCTGCCGGTTCCTTCTCCCTCGCAATCTCCGCCGACGACTCCTCCCGCGTCGAAAATCCACCCCTTCGACTCGTCATCGACGGCTCGGATCATCAGAGACCTTTTTTGCGAAGccacctctcctctctctccacTCACTTACCCACACGTGTCTGTAAGCAACCATACTTCTGGCCCTTAATTAAACAACGACGCTTctattattaagtttttttgattttctttttaatgaagaTTAGGCTAAGCAACGCTTTAAGCGTCCGCAATGCACATGCTCTAATCTAATCTTTAACTGTTTCTTTTACCAATTTAGTACTTTATACCGATTCAGATATATCTcctttttgttaaaaaaaaaatatactatatttatcTCCTTTCATGCTAAAAGTGTAAATTGAATTCTCCCCCTTCccaagaaaataaaactaaaaattaaaagacCTATAAAGTCAATGCTCATAACCAATTGGGCAATTGTTCGACAccaacaaaaatatcatttttattacgTTTTGCAACGTCTCCTTTATTCATTCCACAAAGGCAACCAACTCAGAAGAAGAAGCGAAAATTAGAGAGAGGAGTGTCTCCTTCCGCGCAAGCGCGGTGCACACGTGCCATCCGATCAACCGACTTACAAATCCCACTGCATGACCAATCGAACGACGCAGCACACACGTTCCCGGCCTGCGCTTTCCACTGACAATCCGGTGGCGTCCCGCAACACATTGACCTCTCGTCCACATGCTCCACCTCTAACCCTAGCATCCACGCTCCTAACGACACGTCCTCGTTCGCGTACCTGTGCAGTATTCCTCTACTCCCCCACACAAACCATTAATTACTACTTTTGTAGgctacaagaaaataaaagattaatGTCACTCACTGGTTAGTAGAGATGTACGCAGCTAAGTCTTTAGAGATTGCGTAGATCTGTCCAGTCGCATGTCTGAAGTACTTGTTCCCTTCTTCTCCAAACTTCCAGAACTCTGGCTCGTGGTACTTCACTCCCCTAGGTTTTATACCATTCTTTTCAGACATCCAAaggtttcaatttttatatgttttgttgttATAAGAACGATTCTTACTTTAGTGAAAGAACCGGACCAGACTTCATGCATCCAATGTAAACCCTCGGTCTTGATTGATATCTCGCTAGTGTGGTAACGAGCATTCCTAAGTTGACATGTACGTCGTCGTCTACCTTCACGTAGAACTCTGCGTCCCACATTGCTGCTGCTGTTGAGAAGTAGAGTCTTGTCTTTGTAGAGAGCTGGTGATATCCTTCAATGTGTTTTAGTCTCAAGAAATCTTTATACTCTGAATCTTCTTCATCTATGGCTTTGTCTAATACTCCTCCTGGTGTTGCACTGTGTCCTATCACAAAcctgacaacaacaacaacaactaacTTTAGATGACTTGCTTTTTGGtaattattgtattttcctTGGCTTACTTCACAACCTTACAACAATCCCTTTCTCTTTCTCGATTTTCTTCAGCTTTTCTCCTGTTGGCATCCATGTCTGCCTCACCGAATCTCGTCTCTTCTTGCTGCTGAATGCTGTGTTGATGCCTATCACTGCAAACGCTTTTTGTAGACTCTGGTTTTTCGCGCTCTTTTCGCTCCAGAACTCACTGTTTCTATGGCTGGTACGTCCTGCTGCTAACTCCAGCTCCAACGTTGACATAGTTCTCTCCAATGCTCTACACATTTATTAACACTTTTAGTGTTGTTACATTCTCTGTCTTAATCATGtttaaccaaaaacaaaaaaaaaacaaaagattggACTATTACTTTACTGCTTGGTGGGTTTTTGATACTTCTCCTATTATGTCTCTGGATTTGCTTTCTATCAATTTCTGATCAACAAAAGTGGGAAAAAATGTTATTAGTAAATATATTAGGTGGTTTATTATGTTTAGTAAGGATAAGTGGAGAAGGAGATATTACGCGTTTATGTTCATCGCAGTCCTTTTGAACTTCTAAACGTTTAGACAAATGCTTTACGAGATGTTGATCCTCTTCTTCAGACACGTAAGAGCGACTCAAAGATCGACTCATGAACAGTGAGCCTGCAAGAAAGCTAGCGAGGCACAGCACTATTATGGCTTTTCCTGAAGCAGCTTTGGGCCTCATCTCTATGCTCCTCTTTAGTCCTAATTCTGCAGAACATCATATAAACTGATCATGAGGATGTATACTTGTCTGTGCTTTTACATCACATGCTTAAATGATCATGAAATTTGTGTATACATATGTTATATGCTCATGAGGATGCTTGAAATATCTAACTAAAATCCTCTATACATTTCTAATATGATCAGAGGCATGCCATTTGTAGGAGATTTTATCAGAGCCAATAACATTATATGGACGAAAAGCTATACATCAAGGAAAAGGttagataatttttttgcaCAGCTTCTTAAGCTAAATAAACTCCGGTTTAAGAACAAttgatttttttgaaactaataaCAATAGATCAATTTAACAAACTcagactcttttttttttcttctgaaaaaTCAAACTTGGACTCTTAAGATTGATGATTGAGAATCATGAACATACCTCTATGAAATGATGGGACTGAATACGAGAGCTTTCAGATTAAGAAACAAGTTCTGAAAGCTCATGAGatgttatttatataaaatgaacACAAGAATGTAGTTGCTGAACGACAACGGCGCTGATGTTTTGCTTCTCTGTCTCAATCTGTCCGTCTTGTCATGCAATGTGCATGTCCCAACTACATTCTTGCAACAACTTAGGCGCTTAGAGTGTTGCGTTCACAACACATGACTCAAGTTCTTGAACAAATAAGCGTAAATGTGGTACAGACGTTACACCATATGTAAATGCTTGTAAGAATTACGTGAAAACTGTAACAATATTTCAAAGTTAATGTAATTGTGAAATAGTAATTACAAGTACTAACATATGTTGCAATAACATTAAGTTACATCTCTATAATAGTATACACTGTGACATCAAGTTACATCTCCAATTGAAACCAATACGTAGTAGCGTAGGTCTGTTAAAGTGGGTCGGTCCATTTTGTAGAGGTTAAAAACATTCTTGAACCAAGCTGCAAGAAAGTTTTAAGCTTAAGGATCACGTTagatatgttttgtttaatgaAGCATAATGATCATACGGAGTTATATATGATCTATCTTTTCAAAGTCAGTGATAATGCTCAAATCATAATAACTCAAATAATTCCAGTGGTGAAGACAAAGACACTATTATTCATTGAGATTGATGCGGCAATGGAGAAGTGTGTTGTGTGGACCTTTTCTGTCCGTCCGAAATTACAGTCAATGATGCTTACCCGACTATATCTCTGAGATTATGAtgtcaatatatatttattgaccATATCTCTCAAACTTCTGTCATATAATAGGTTTACAGTATCTTAGCCTCAAAAGTCAAAACATATTGCTGTTAAACGCATCAATTGGCAAAGGTTATATTAAGCAGTTATCACTAGTAAAAAAATACGGCCATAACCACAAAGTTGCTATGAACAAATTGTGGCAAgctagttttaaaaaaaaaactagtaatTTCTGCGACGACAAATGTTGCGATTAGTTACATTTTAGCCGTGGCAAAAATATTCGTAGTAAAATAGCGTTAACAAgtcgaaaaaataaaaaaagaatccaCAAACAATATCTTAGACGAAGATTAACTCCAGTCTCTTAATTCAAAATTTGACatctttttacatttttcgGCGAATAGACAGCTcttatatctcttatttaaaAGACGGTTCTTAgcttttcttaattaaaatctaaaaaaactaaaaacatgtTTCTTATGCGAAACTAAGAACTCCAGTTAAAAAATTGAGACTTATAATGGTCTTAGAtattaactaaaaaaactaataatcgtcttttaaataagagatataaaAATTGTCTATtagctaaaaaatataaaactaaaaaattaccAATTCATACCGGGATTATTAATCTTGCCCTTAGCATTTCATGGCTAGCCCAGTGAAAAAAATGGCATATCATATTCATGCACAATTGgcagtgataaaaaaaaagctacaaatagttttttttttctttttagtggCAACAAATAGCTACAAATagttgaaccaaaaaaaaaagctacaaATAGTTTATGTAGTAAGTTTAGTGGCAACCTTTCTTTAAGTGCTATCCCATCCGTCTGTTTAGCTCAAAAAAACTCGAAAATTTGTTATGAAAATAACTGTGTCAAAATTCATAGCAATTTTTCGTGGTAAAACATGGCAAAACCATAGCAATGTTCGTGGAAAAAAATGTGGCTTGCCTTTTAATAAAAGCTAACACACTAGAattcatctaatctattaatttaactAGGCATGCCGTTTAACACAACTGTAAGTCAAAGAAAAGATAGATGGATGGTTCTGCGGCTAATTAAATGGTTTTGGCTAATGGTTTTGGCTAATGGTTTTGGCTGATTATAATAGGCTATAGATGGTTTGTACTGCGTTGGGGATAGTTGTTTTCCTGGTCAGGGAGTTATAGCTGTGGCTTTCTCAGGAGTGATGTGTGCTCATCGTGTAGCTGCTGACATTGGTTAGAAAAGtcaaatctttttttgtaaTATGTCATGGGAGACTTGTTGATTGCTACGAGCACAAGAAGCTAAAATtttttctcatttaaatttatagggCTAGAGAGAAAATCAAAGGTACTTGATGCTGGTCTTCTTGGTATACTTGGTTGGCTAAGGACACTCGCATAGTTCTAAGGGTAGAAGGGACAAAAGCTAGTGACGATCGGTGGAAGTGTTCCTCAAGTCCATGAGAACGGCTTTACTATGaacaatctttttatttttgtggttTAGGACCAAGACAAGTTGCACAtagataagaaaatatatatatatatatatatatatatatatatatatatatatatatatatagatattttttttttttgtctttctctGCATACACtgacataaataaataaaaaggatagATGGTTTGACTGTTTGCATCTATCTTTGGTGTTTATTGATCCtagaagaacttttttttttgggcagaCAATATAAAACATTCAAAACTGTAAACAGTCAAAACCGAAACATTAGTTTAAGCTAAGTCCAcagaaaaacttaaaaaaaaaaaaaatatccgaagATGTATCCCCAATATATTAATCTTGgaacattacaacatgttttgtagCCACTTGTCATCAGTAGGATGATTCTCAGAAatctttagaaaaatatgttggtccatatacatatatattatactttttattaaactaattatcatattaattagtagtcttaaattatttccttaaataaaagctacgtaagtttatttccttaaataaaagctacgaaattacctaatatgattaacgtaaatatgataattaatgattacaaatcaaaaaaatttgataaaaaaatttgtatcttctacattttattttaattaatattataaaaaaatcacttaaacatatttaaaaaatagatttttcatatatgttatattttgaattttttaaaacgtctataaactaccaaaaattgtaagatgttattaagatgatattttttagaacggaacctgatccgaaacgaaatattttgaatatcgaatatatcgaaaccagatttatatacttaaatatattaattatttttagaatttaatatctaaaagaatataaaaatatataaaatgttattaagttgtccaaaatacttgaaaatatttacaaatagttaaaaatacatgattaaaatagttaaatgatttcaaaataccaatacttcaaatatctattgatttcttatccgaatattgaagctaaccaaattttatgttaagtttaagtattttagcttgcattatacacatttatatgttataaataattttttatttttatattttgagaaatttaaagtatatacaaattttttttttaataaaatgagttatctgagttcaaatccaaaccgaacccgcagaTCCGAACTGGATCAAACTcacaaaaaatagaaacataactggaccgaaccaaaccaaactgaactaaatggtatccgaatgtccactccaaatcaaatgtaaaaaaaatcttgataacaagatgcattctaattgtaatatttcaatacaacatattttaaaaaactcatcccgcgcatggcgcgggttatcatctagtataATGTAAAGATCAACCCAAAACACTCAAACACTGAAAAATCCTTTTAGGTGGTTTATAAACCACTAATGCCTATTTTTCCTTTTTCGTTCTCGTGTCATGACTCCACCCTGTTGGATTCGAACCAAGCTTGGAACATAATTGTGAATAACTGAACCCAAAGAACATCTATTTGCTCCTAGGGGAATTTTCATGAACCGATTTTCCTCTCCAACAATGTATACCATGTCCGTATCCCTCTTATTTATACATTCCATATCGCATAACACGGCCGCTTTCTTCTCCTCGTCGATAAAGAAAGTTATGTCACATGAAAGATCCATCTGAGGATTATTCTCATCTAGTTCCAGTGATAAAAATTTGCTCCACGACACAAGTGTGGCCTGATCAATCTTATCATGTGTCGTCATCCATATCTCAATCTTTCGTGGATGAGAATAGCTGCTATACAATACCACCAGTCGTTCTTCTCTAACAACTGAGAGAGTAGTAGGAATAAAATCATGATGGCCACTCCAAAAACGAATAGATAAACACGTATACTTCTCtgttgaaaaatcaaaactaagtaagagatcttcttcatcatctataTTGGCAATCCAATAAATATTCCCCTTCAAAGACACTCCCTTTGATATTATTCTTCTGCAGTTATTGGGAAACACGTCGTTAAGATCCTTCCAAgaatgagactcaaaatcatagACTCCAGAGTCGACATCTTGAGGTTCTGCGGCAAGAAAATCCCAGCAGCATCTCAAGATTTTATAGGTTTGGCAAGACTTGTTATTATCGTATCCAAGGGCAAACTCCGAGTGTTCCTTGTAACGATCACAGAATGGGATCCACCTGATTTGGCCAGTACAAGGGTTCCAAACCACGAGTCTTTTGTCCCATGTTATGCATAACAATAACCCGTCGcagtgaaatatattatatatcttgaATTGTTCCCGACAGTGGAAATCTTTGAGGTTAAGCAACTTTGTTTGTGGGTCAACAGAGTTGTCGTGATGAATCCCATCGAGATTTACATTCATTGAACAAACCTTCCTTGAATCTATTGACATGAGAACCATACGCTGTTTTGCTGCTTTATCCAAGTGCTTCTTGATGAACTCGTCATCTTTGAATAGAGCGTTCCATCGCTTGCAAGTAAAACTTAATCGTCCCAGAGATGTAGCCGGAACTCTATAGAGTATCTCAAGTACCAAATCCCATGGAAGATCGAGCAATCTCAATGCCTCTCTTGTCATCACCCAATGGATTAGAAGAAGGCGCGAGGGAGGTGGCTAGCTACGAGACGTGACGGTAACGAAACTTAGATGCTTATTACAATTTTAGGTATTATGTATTAGAATTAGTAGAATATCTAtcatctctttatttttttgtaacttacgGTTATCTTCATAAGCTGTATGAGCCAAACGTGCATCTCATGTTTTAACTTATATAGTGGCCCATTCTACAGAACCTATTTGACCCATTACTTGTGTCATGTTCTGAAAGCCGGGAGATTTTCGACAAGTGGCAAACTATGACAAAATCGTCGAGCTTTACAATGTCCAGAGATTTAAATCGCCAAGCTCTTCAAACGCTTGCAAGATCCGAGGACCAGGTAAAAAAAACACGTGTCCAGAAAGCTCTCCCCTCTGGACAAGAACCTTGTGTGAATGTGgtcttgtttattttattttttccagtCTCAGAGAGATTCAACTTACTCGAAGATGGAAtcagcgagagagagagaggaaagacTGGACACCAAGACACAATTTCAGACCTCCAGGAGTTAATGTGCCGCATCATTTCAATGGTGGCTCTAACAACTATGGGAGGACCTCCAATGGATGCTATGCAGCACGAACCACCACTTCCTCAAGATATGAGGCACCTTCCATGAGCAATGCTAGTGTAGTGAAATGCAGGCTGAGTGGATCGAAGAGGACGAACCATGCGTTTACATTACTATCAGACAATTAGCAAACGGGACTCGAGAGCTACGTCGAGTCAGATTCAGGTATGACAAACATCTAAGCTAAAGCATTTAGGATCCATCGTTTTAAACCCTCtgattactctgtttttttttttttttggtttatgatccCATTTACCTTAAATTATGAAACATTCACAAGATTTCAGCAATTTGAATTGGTTATTCAGTACTTAAGAAATTCTATGATTAGTTTGGTTTCTGGATTATAATATCGGTTACCAATCAGACATTTTGAAACTCAGCATCGTACCGTTACTAACCGgaactaatgttttttttttttggtttaatcaaCAGCCGGGAACGATTCGGGGAAATGCACGCAAAGACGTGGTGGAAGCAGAACAGAGAGATAGTACAATTACAAACCCAATACCTCTAGGAACAGATAAATATGAGGCTTTTCatagttgaacaaaaaaaaagaggcgTTTCATAATCTTTAATTAACAAACTAATTAGTTAATCTCCTGCGCACAACAATACAGCTACACACATTTTGGTTATCTTGTTTTATCTTAGCTTAATATCGGGAAAATGAGCATTTAAATCCTCAACTATTTGAAATAAGCAAGTTTAATCCCGAACTATCACTTGCATGATTTTATTCCTCAACTAAGAGATGACTTGACAAATTAGTGACCGAAAAAGTCAACCGTAAAGTCAGGCAACGATTTTCGTtagttttatatcaattatctCCGTCAATGAATTTGAAAACCTCGAAATCTCCAAATTCAAATCTTTAACTTTGAGTGAAGACGATTTTTCGTGACGGAAAGACGGTTTTCGATGATGTTTGTTTCCGTGATTGCACcgtattttttctcttttcaccGGAAACTGCTTTCCGTCACCAGAAATCGTCTTTACTCAAAATTAAAGATTTGAATTTGGAGATTTcaaatttttcaaattcaatgcaggagataattgatataaaactaACAAGAATCGTTTATAATTTCACAGTTGACTTTTACGGTCACTAATTTGCCAAGTCAACTGTTAGTTGGAGAATAAAATCATGCAAGTGATAGTTTGAGATTAAACTTGTCAATTTCAAATAGTTGAGGATTTAAATGTCCATTTTTCCGCTTAATATCTATACATAAATCAATCATCATCAATTTCTAAGATGAGTCTCCTTACTAATTCTCATAgttctcgttttttttttttgataatccagcGGTTCTCCACTTACGTGGAGCATTCCCCAGGGTCCGGTCAGGCAGCGGTCCACTTCATCCAAGAGGGCTTTATTTGGGCTGGTGACAAATCCAACTTCCAGTACCACATTTGGTGACGAGAATCGGCAGTTCCCCTCCGCCTGACGTCGAACCCGTGAACATGACAATTGGCCCCCAGAATTCTTACCAAGCGTGCTATCTCATCCCGTCATGTTTCACAATATAGATGATTAAATTTAATGTGTATGCTATTTAAGTTCATATTACTTTCGAACTAAGAGGTCTTGGTTATCATTCACATGCTTTCTTTTATTCCACACTAGTGAAGTAGCGCCGGATTcgtatgttatacttttacataaatttataaattattatatggtcttaacaaataaaatatattaaatatgaaaataaaaataaaaatatattaaaatgatattttctgatcttttttaTAGTGGTTAGTAACCGTAAtgcattactttgtttgaagttgtttaaagtgtaatagcataagtggttgttactaatcgatttaataaaaaatagaataaaaagccgatagtcataacaaaattaatttagttggaatttaaacataaaacaaagttgatgttttatatagagaacattcttattttattaattattaaaataactatatatgaactataaaacttttactaatatatttagttcaaataatagaaagatggaatacgtttcaaattttataaattttaataaaaaagtaagggtgaagtgtcaatttttggtaagataattggtgagtatctaatatatatttttaaaattaccatgttgacttttaaaatatagaggtgcgagctgtatgtgttactttagtttcaaggtctctcaaaaagatgtatcataaaataagaaatataaaattattttctatattatttttgttataatggaagattttgtgtgtgttcataacgaaattcttgtttgtccacccttatttagaaatatcaacgaatcttcatatgaatttaaatatgtttttatcttcttttttttttgtcacaaaatatgttttttatctaaaaactataaatagttcctaaactcctctatttaatggacaacttctattttaaccggaatGGAACAATGTCACTAAATCTTCCTAGTAAAAAGccaatttgttaattagtaaatgagatgttagcatctataacgatAATGAAAAAGATAATTTCTAACTATCTTTGACATTCGCGCTTGCTGACTTATtgcatttagtaatggttttgacGATAAATGGTTTGTGTGGTGCAAAGgattaatggtgagggtggtgtgtggtttcattcaattttaaataactttagcaatcaggaaacatttttaaatttctcttaGAATTgaagtaatgattcttttttttttagttacttttttagttaagttttaagagtatattaatcatattcacggttttaaaaatgtaaacacggaTAACATGCATCATGGAAGTTATTGGTTTCCATGCACAGTGTAACATGGGAAGATATCATAGAGTTTATGTGTCAataccaatagaccaaatgttagtcttttggacttgaatcgctatcaattactaaacattattagagtgggatgagtggaatttctagattgattatatgacggttacgtcgattgtgttaaagaaggagaatcgcAGAAGCTCCATTCTCCATCGGCAAtatcaaatacaaagaaaccctataaaccagtgttttgacCACCCGACCCGGACATtgaaccggacgatttaccgggtctcTGGATCATTGGGTCAACCGTGGGTGAACCGCggtttaataaatgaattagttttattc is part of the Raphanus sativus cultivar WK10039 chromosome 5, ASM80110v3, whole genome shotgun sequence genome and harbors:
- the LOC108862728 gene encoding probable beta-1,3-galactosyltransferase 8, with the protein product MRPKAASGKAIIVLCLASFLAGSLFMSRSLSRSYVSEEEDQHLVKHLSKRLEVQKDCDEHKRKLIESKSRDIIGEVSKTHQAVKALERTMSTLELELAAGRTSHRNSEFWSEKSAKNQSLQKAFAVIGINTAFSSKKRRDSVRQTWMPTGEKLKKIEKEKGIVVRFVIGHSATPGGVLDKAIDEEDSEYKDFLRLKHIEGYHQLSTKTRLYFSTAAAMWDAEFYVKVDDDVHVNLGMLVTTLARYQSRPRVYIGCMKSGPVLSLKGVKYHEPEFWKFGEEGNKYFRHATGQIYAISKDLAAYISTNQGILHRYANEDVSLGAWMLGLEVEHVDERSMCCGTPPDCQWKAQAGNVCAASFDWSCSGICKSVDRMARVHRACAEGDTPLSNFRFFF
- the LOC108860960 gene encoding putative F-box protein At3g17500, coding for MTREALRLLDLPWDLVLEILYRVPATSLGRLSFTCKRWNALFKDDEFIKKHLDKAAKQRMVLMSIDSRKVCSMNVNLDGIHHDNSVDPQTKLLNLKDFHCREQFKIYNIFHCDGLLLCITWDKRLVVWNPCTGQIRWIPFCDRYKEHSEFALGYDNNKSCQTYKILRCCWDFLAAEPQDVDSGVYDFESHSWKDLNDVFPNNCRRIISKGVSLKGNIYWIANIDDEEDLLLSFDFSTEKYTCLSIRFWSGHHDFIPTTLSVVREERLVVLYSSYSHPRKIEIWMTTHDKIDQATLVSWSKFLSLELDENNPQMDLSCDITFFIDEEKKAAVLCDMECINKRDTDMVYIVGEENRFMKIPLGANRCSLGSVIHNYVPSLVRIQQGGVMTRERKRKNRH